In Streptomyces sp. SN-593, a single genomic region encodes these proteins:
- a CDS encoding HpcH/HpaI aldolase/citrate lyase family protein, whose product MRHFGHLASDLRSELFHREPQEFAADSPARVLATALGATLYSPATRPHLADDVLKQAARGVVSMVLCLEDSIDDRDVEAGEANLVLQFADLAARPGAGRALPLLFIRVRTPAQITDLVRRLGDSVRLLSGFVLPKFTEESGVPFLEALGTAEAASGRRLFAMPVLESPELMHLESRVETLYGISRTVDKYRDRVLALRLGVTDFCSSYGLRRAPAMTAYDVQIVASVIADVVNVLGRADGSGFVVTGPVWEYFRHHERMFKPQLRRSPFTPEAEDLRDALIQQDMDGLLREIELDRANGLLGKTCIHPSHVPVVNALSVVTHEEFCDAADILHEDRSGGGVLRSAYTNKMNEVKPHRAWAERTLHRAEVFGVAREDISFVELLAAILPSS is encoded by the coding sequence ATGCGACACTTCGGGCACCTTGCGTCGGACCTCAGAAGTGAACTCTTCCACCGGGAACCCCAGGAGTTCGCGGCGGACTCTCCCGCGCGCGTCCTGGCGACCGCCCTCGGCGCCACGCTCTACAGTCCGGCGACCCGGCCGCACCTCGCCGACGACGTGCTCAAGCAGGCCGCCCGCGGCGTGGTCTCCATGGTGCTGTGCCTGGAGGACTCCATCGACGACCGCGACGTGGAGGCCGGCGAGGCCAACCTGGTCCTGCAGTTCGCCGACCTCGCCGCCCGCCCGGGCGCCGGGCGGGCGCTGCCGCTGCTGTTCATCCGGGTCCGCACCCCGGCGCAGATCACCGACCTGGTGCGGCGGCTGGGCGACTCCGTACGGCTGCTGTCCGGATTCGTACTGCCGAAGTTCACCGAGGAGAGCGGCGTGCCCTTCCTCGAAGCGCTCGGCACCGCCGAGGCGGCGTCGGGGCGGCGGCTGTTCGCGATGCCGGTCCTGGAGTCCCCGGAGCTGATGCACCTGGAGAGCCGGGTGGAGACGCTGTACGGGATATCCCGCACCGTCGACAAGTACCGCGACCGGGTGCTCGCGCTGCGGCTGGGCGTCACCGACTTCTGCTCCTCCTACGGCCTGCGCCGGGCGCCCGCGATGACCGCCTACGACGTGCAGATCGTCGCCTCGGTCATCGCCGACGTGGTCAACGTGCTCGGCCGCGCCGACGGCAGCGGGTTCGTGGTCACCGGCCCGGTGTGGGAGTACTTCCGGCACCACGAGCGGATGTTCAAGCCGCAACTGCGCCGCAGCCCGTTCACCCCGGAGGCGGAGGACCTGCGCGACGCGCTCATCCAGCAGGACATGGACGGCCTGCTGCGCGAGATCGAGCTCGACCGCGCCAACGGCCTGCTCGGCAAGACCTGCATCCACCCCAGCCACGTGCCGGTGGTGAACGCGCTGAGCGTGGTCACCCACGAGGAGTTCTGCGACGCCGCCGACATCCTGCACGAGGACCGCAGCGGCGGCGGGGTGCTCCGCTCCGCCTACACCAACAAGATGAACGAGGTGAAGCCGCACCGCGCCTGGGCCGAGCGCACCCTGCACCGCGCCGAGGTCTTCGGCGTCGCCCGCGAGGACATCAGCTTCGTGGAACTGCTCGCCGCGATCCTGCCGTCCTCGTGA
- a CDS encoding TerD family protein has product MTHVMVKGSNIPLDASGIRAVLRWSPAPAAPDVDASVLLLGPDGRVRSDADFVFYNAPRHPSGLARHLPKQRVAEGLTDTVEIDLAALDPGVDRVVVAASCDGGPFRMVPDLVLALYDAAGPQHAAPLVTFDVVPDTGQETALICGELYRKGTGWKFRALGQGYATGLVGLATEYGIAVDDSEPDPAGPPEGATAAAGPTAAMPVQGPTGGYTAAAGPTVAAPEPSGAYGYPLAAPYPSHVPAQPAYGYPQPVSAVPPPPQQQPVVHQQPQGSYPAYGYPQPVAAPPTAPPSPDARFALPPQGPQFQNA; this is encoded by the coding sequence ATGACGCACGTGATGGTGAAGGGCTCGAACATCCCGCTGGACGCCTCGGGCATCCGGGCGGTGCTCCGCTGGAGCCCGGCGCCGGCCGCTCCGGACGTCGATGCCTCCGTGCTGCTGCTCGGCCCCGACGGCCGGGTGCGCTCGGACGCCGACTTCGTCTTCTACAACGCCCCGCGGCACCCGTCGGGGCTGGCCCGGCACCTGCCGAAGCAGCGCGTCGCGGAGGGCCTGACCGACACCGTGGAGATCGACCTGGCCGCGCTCGACCCGGGCGTGGACCGGGTGGTGGTGGCCGCGTCCTGCGACGGCGGGCCGTTCCGGATGGTCCCCGACCTCGTGCTCGCGCTCTACGACGCGGCCGGCCCGCAGCACGCCGCGCCGCTGGTCACCTTCGACGTGGTGCCCGACACCGGCCAGGAGACCGCGCTGATCTGCGGCGAGCTGTACCGCAAGGGCACCGGCTGGAAGTTCCGCGCGCTCGGCCAGGGGTACGCCACCGGCCTGGTCGGCCTCGCCACGGAGTACGGCATCGCGGTCGACGACAGCGAGCCCGACCCCGCCGGGCCGCCCGAGGGCGCGACCGCGGCCGCGGGTCCCACGGCGGCGATGCCCGTCCAGGGCCCCACCGGCGGCTACACGGCGGCCGCGGGACCGACCGTGGCCGCCCCGGAGCCCTCCGGCGCCTACGGCTACCCGCTGGCCGCCCCCTACCCCTCCCACGTGCCGGCGCAGCCCGCCTACGGCTACCCGCAGCCGGTGTCCGCCGTCCCGCCCCCGCCGCAGCAGCAGCCGGTGGTCCACCAGCAGCCCCAGGGGTCCTACCCCGCCTACGGCTACCCCCAGCCGGTGGCCGCCCCGCCGACCGCGCCCCCCTCGCCCGACGCCCGCTTCGCCCTGCCCCCGCAGGGCCCCCAGTTCCAGAACGCCTAG
- a CDS encoding TerD family protein, whose translation MAWWRFLRPSGPEQFDVTNAHTVELTKRRPELSLTKQGAAVGNMRVNLSWQMRPSDTGDWVTDRGSFLRRQLDVFKPRVVQAAGPAMVNVDLDLACMYELNDGTKGVVQPLGGFHGDLDAPPYIQMSGDDRFGGTSGETLYINFDKREEFKRLLVFVYIYDGTPAFDRTHAKVEIFPGNGPRIEIPLTEREPQARSCAVVLIENRKDEMIVRREVRYVYGFQAEIDRLYGWGLQWGRGYKPKV comes from the coding sequence ATGGCCTGGTGGCGGTTCCTGCGGCCGAGCGGCCCGGAGCAGTTCGACGTGACGAACGCGCACACCGTGGAACTCACCAAGCGGCGGCCGGAGTTGTCGCTGACGAAACAGGGTGCCGCGGTCGGCAACATGCGGGTGAACCTGTCCTGGCAGATGCGGCCGTCCGACACCGGCGACTGGGTCACCGACCGGGGCAGCTTCCTGCGCCGCCAACTCGACGTTTTCAAGCCACGTGTGGTGCAGGCGGCCGGCCCCGCGATGGTCAACGTGGACCTCGACCTGGCCTGCATGTACGAACTCAACGACGGCACCAAGGGCGTGGTGCAGCCGCTCGGCGGCTTCCACGGCGACCTGGACGCCCCGCCCTACATCCAGATGAGCGGCGACGACCGGTTCGGCGGCACCTCGGGCGAGACGCTGTACATCAACTTCGACAAGCGCGAGGAGTTCAAGCGCCTGCTGGTGTTCGTGTACATCTACGACGGCACGCCCGCGTTCGACCGCACCCACGCGAAGGTGGAGATCTTCCCCGGGAACGGGCCGAGGATCGAGATCCCGCTCACCGAGCGGGAACCGCAGGCGCGGTCGTGCGCGGTGGTGCTGATCGAGAACCGCAAGGACGAGATGATCGTCCGCCGCGAGGTGCGGTACGTCTACGGCTTCCAGGCCGAGATCGACCGGCTCTACGGGTGGGGCCTGCAATGGGGGCGGGGCTACAAGCCCAAGGTGTAG
- a CDS encoding DUF475 domain-containing protein — protein MLLRTFGWSFGITAAGLALAGILWGGKGLAIVAILSVLEISLSFDNAVINAGILRKLNAFWQKIFLTVGVLIAVFGMRLVFPIIIVAVTAKLSPWEAVRIAINDHDRYENLVTNAHPAIAAFGGMFLLMIFLDFIFEEREITWLSWLEKPLAKLGKLDMLSVVVAMVALVIAGTTVADAVPLHGGHGTVDKAETVLLAGVAGLITYLVVGGISGFFEERLEDEEGDDEDGEPEIEVAKAPAGASGASVVRTVGLAGKAAFFMFLYLEVIDASFSFDGVIGAFAISNDIFEIALGLGIGAMYIRSLTVYLVRKGTLDDYVYLEHGAHYAIGALAVILLVTIKYEVSEVVTGLIGVVLIAASYWSSVVRNRRLGEGSQASDGDKAEATSGV, from the coding sequence GTGCTCCTCAGAACATTCGGCTGGTCGTTCGGCATCACCGCCGCCGGCCTGGCCCTGGCCGGCATCCTCTGGGGAGGCAAGGGACTCGCGATCGTGGCGATCCTGTCCGTCCTGGAGATCTCGCTCTCGTTCGACAACGCGGTCATCAACGCGGGCATCCTGCGCAAGCTGAACGCGTTCTGGCAGAAGATCTTCCTGACCGTCGGCGTGCTGATCGCCGTCTTCGGCATGCGGCTGGTCTTCCCGATCATCATCGTGGCCGTCACCGCGAAGCTCAGCCCGTGGGAAGCGGTGCGGATCGCGATCAACGACCACGACCGCTACGAGAACCTCGTCACCAACGCCCACCCGGCGATCGCCGCCTTCGGCGGCATGTTCCTGCTGATGATCTTCCTCGACTTCATCTTCGAGGAGCGCGAGATCACCTGGCTGTCCTGGCTGGAGAAGCCGCTGGCCAAGCTCGGCAAGCTGGACATGCTGTCGGTGGTGGTCGCCATGGTCGCCCTGGTGATCGCCGGCACCACGGTCGCGGACGCGGTGCCGCTGCACGGCGGGCACGGCACGGTCGACAAGGCCGAGACGGTGCTGCTGGCGGGCGTCGCCGGTCTGATCACCTACCTGGTGGTCGGCGGCATCTCCGGCTTCTTCGAGGAGCGGCTGGAGGACGAGGAGGGCGACGACGAGGACGGCGAGCCCGAGATCGAGGTCGCCAAGGCCCCGGCGGGGGCGAGCGGGGCCAGCGTGGTGCGCACCGTCGGCCTGGCCGGCAAGGCCGCGTTCTTCATGTTCCTCTACCTGGAGGTCATCGACGCGTCGTTCTCGTTCGACGGCGTCATCGGCGCCTTCGCGATCAGCAACGACATCTTCGAGATCGCGCTCGGTCTGGGCATCGGCGCGATGTACATCCGGTCGCTCACCGTCTACCTGGTCCGCAAGGGCACCCTGGACGACTACGTGTACCTGGAGCACGGCGCGCACTACGCGATCGGCGCCCTGGCGGTCATCCTGCTGGTCACGATCAAGTACGAGGTCAGCGAGGTCGTCACCGGCCTGATCGGCGTTGTCCTGATCGCGGCGTCGTACTGGTCGTCGGTGGTACGCAACCGCCGTCTCGGGGAAGGCTCCCAGGCGTCGGACGGCGACAAGGCGGAAGCCACGTCCGGGGTCTGA
- a CDS encoding TerD family protein, whose product MGVTLAKGGNVSLSKAAPNLTQVQIGLGWRARSTTGADFDLDASALLCSGGRVLGDEYFVFYNNLKSPEGSVEHTGDDLTGGSGGDDETILVDLGKVPADVDKVVFPVSIYDADARVQTFGQVSDAYIRVVNQSDGAELARYDLTEDASTETAMIFGELYRYNGEWKFRAVGQGYASGLRGIALDFGVNVS is encoded by the coding sequence ATGGGCGTCACGCTCGCCAAGGGGGGCAACGTCTCCCTGTCCAAGGCCGCGCCGAATCTCACCCAGGTGCAGATCGGCCTCGGCTGGAGGGCCCGCTCGACCACCGGCGCCGACTTCGACCTGGACGCCAGCGCGCTGCTGTGCTCCGGCGGCCGGGTGCTGGGGGACGAGTACTTCGTCTTCTACAACAACCTCAAGAGCCCCGAGGGCTCGGTCGAGCACACCGGCGACGACCTGACCGGCGGCAGCGGGGGTGACGACGAAACGATCCTGGTCGACCTCGGCAAGGTGCCCGCCGACGTCGACAAGGTCGTCTTCCCGGTGTCGATCTACGACGCCGACGCCCGGGTGCAGACCTTCGGGCAGGTCAGCGACGCGTACATCCGCGTGGTCAACCAGTCCGACGGCGCGGAGCTGGCGCGCTACGACCTGACCGAGGACGCCTCCACCGAGACCGCGATGATCTTCGGCGAGCTGTACCGGTACAACGGCGAATGGAAGTTCCGGGCGGTGGGTCAGGGGTACGCGTCCGGTCTGCGCGGCATCGCCCTAGACTTCGGGGTCAACGTTTCGTAA
- a CDS encoding TerD family protein: MGVSLSKGGNVSLTKEAPNLTAVVVGLGWDARTTTGSDFDLDASALLTDEQGKVLSDQHFVFFNNLRSPDGSVEHTGDNLTGEGEGDDEVINVSLATVPANVAKIVFPVSIYDAEPRQQSFGQVRNAYIRVVNAADGAELARYDLTEDASTETAMVFGELYRHGAEWKFRAIGQGYASGLRGIAQDFGVNV, from the coding sequence GTGGGAGTCAGCCTCAGCAAGGGCGGCAATGTCTCGCTGACGAAGGAGGCGCCGAACCTCACGGCGGTCGTCGTCGGCCTGGGCTGGGACGCCCGCACCACCACCGGCAGCGACTTCGACCTGGACGCGAGCGCGCTGCTCACCGACGAGCAGGGCAAGGTCCTCTCCGACCAGCACTTCGTCTTCTTCAACAACCTCAGGAGCCCGGACGGCTCGGTCGAGCACACCGGCGACAACCTCACCGGCGAGGGCGAGGGCGACGACGAGGTGATCAACGTCAGCCTGGCCACCGTGCCGGCGAACGTGGCGAAGATCGTCTTCCCGGTGTCGATCTACGACGCCGAGCCGCGCCAGCAGAGCTTCGGCCAGGTGCGCAACGCCTACATCCGGGTGGTGAACGCGGCCGACGGCGCTGAGCTGGCGCGCTACGACCTGACCGAGGACGCCTCCACCGAGACCGCGATGGTCTTCGGCGAGCTGTACCGGCACGGCGCGGAGTGGAAGTTCCGCGCGATCGGCCAGGGGTACGCCTCCGGCCTGCGCGGCATCGCCCAGGACTTCGGCGTCAACGTCTGA
- a CDS encoding peroxiredoxin — protein MSVLAGEPAPDLRLNDQHGRAVTLEEFRGRKNVLLAFFPFAFTSVCTGELQAIQNALDAFQNDRTQVLAVSCDSMHALRAFSDAERLDFPLLSDFWPHGTVSRAYGVFAEEKGCALRGTFVIDRRGIVRWTVLNGLPDARDLDQYAKALSAL, from the coding sequence ATGTCTGTCCTCGCGGGCGAGCCCGCTCCCGACCTCCGGCTGAACGACCAGCACGGCCGTGCCGTGACCCTGGAGGAGTTCCGCGGCCGTAAGAACGTCCTGCTGGCCTTCTTCCCGTTCGCCTTCACCAGCGTGTGCACCGGCGAGCTCCAGGCGATCCAGAACGCCCTGGACGCGTTCCAGAACGACCGGACGCAGGTGCTCGCCGTGTCGTGCGACTCGATGCACGCGCTGCGCGCCTTCTCCGACGCCGAGCGCCTGGACTTCCCGCTGCTCAGCGACTTCTGGCCGCACGGAACGGTTTCCCGTGCCTACGGCGTCTTCGCCGAGGAGAAGGGCTGCGCGCTGCGCGGCACCTTCGTGATCGACCGCCGGGGCATCGTGCGGTGGACCGTGCTGAACGGCCTGCCGGACGCGCGCGATCTCGACCAGTACGCGAAAGCGCTGTCCGCGCTGTAG
- a CDS encoding DUF3052 domain-containing protein has product MSATADHAEERTNPASRLGFEPGQVVQELGYDEDCDQELREGIEELTGEELADEEYDDVPDAVLLWFREDDGDLTDALVDATSTIDPGAPIWLMTPKTGRDGHVEPSEIGEAAQTAGLAQTSSVNAAKDWTGSRLVTPKAAKAGKR; this is encoded by the coding sequence GTGAGCGCGACCGCGGACCACGCGGAGGAGCGGACCAACCCGGCGAGCCGGCTTGGTTTCGAGCCCGGACAGGTGGTCCAGGAGCTCGGGTACGACGAGGATTGCGACCAGGAGCTCCGCGAGGGGATCGAGGAGCTCACGGGTGAGGAGCTCGCCGACGAGGAGTACGACGACGTGCCCGACGCCGTCCTGCTGTGGTTCCGCGAGGACGACGGCGACCTCACCGACGCGCTCGTCGACGCCACGTCGACGATCGACCCCGGCGCCCCGATCTGGCTCATGACCCCGAAGACCGGGCGTGACGGCCACGTCGAACCGAGTGAGATCGGTGAGGCGGCGCAGACCGCGGGGCTGGCGCAGACCAGCAGCGTCAACGCCGCCAAGGACTGGACCGGCAGCCGTCTGGTGACCCCGAAGGCCGCGAAGGCCGGCAAGCGGTAG
- the aceE gene encoding pyruvate dehydrogenase (acetyl-transferring), homodimeric type, which yields MASGSDRNPIIIGGLPSQVPDFDPEETAEWLDSLDAAIDERGRERARYLMLRLIERAREKRVAVPEMRSSDYVNTIATKDEPFFPGNEEIERRILNATRWNAAVMVSRAQRPGIGVGGHIATFASSASLYDVGFNHFFRGKDDGLGGDQVFFQGHASPGIYARAFLLDRLTEAQLDAFRQEKSKAPHGLSSYPHPRLMPDFWEFPTVSMGLGPLSAIYQARMNRYMEARGIADTSKSHVWAFLGDGEMDEPESLGQLSIAAREGLDNLTFVVNCNLQRLDGPVRGNGKIIQELESQFRGAGWNVIKLVWDRSWDPLLAQDRDGLLVNKMNTTPDGQFQTYATETGAYIREHFFGGDQRLRKMVEDLTDEQILHLGRGGHDHRKVFAAYTAALAHKGQPTVILAQTIKGWTLGPNFEGRNATHQMKKLTVDDLKRFRDRLHLPITDQRLDEGYPPYYHPGRDSEEIQYMHDHRKACGGYVPTRVVRAKPLPQPADKLYAAARKGSGQQSIATTMAFVRVLKDLMRDKEIGKRFVLIAPDEYRTFGMDAFFPSAKIYNPLGQQYESVDRELLLAYKESPTGQMLHDGISEAGCTASLIAAGSAYATHGEPLIPVYVFYSMFGFQRTGDQFWQMADQLARGFVLGATAGRTTLTGEGLQHADGHSQLLASTNPACVAYDPAYAFEIAHIVKDGLRRMYGETADGRPGEDVFYYLTVYNEPIQHPAEPDDVDVEGILKGVHRFQAGGAGEIPAQILASGVAVPWAVEAQRILAEEWNVRADVWSATSWNELRREAVAVEEHNLLHPEEEQQVPWVTRKLSGAQGPFVAVSDWMRSVPDQIARWVPGRYTSLGADGFGFADTRGAARRFFHIDAQSVVLAVLTELAAEGKIDRSALKQAVDRYQLLDASAAHPGAAGGDA from the coding sequence GTGGCTTCCGGATCAGATCGCAACCCGATCATCATTGGCGGCCTTCCCAGCCAGGTCCCGGATTTCGATCCCGAGGAAACGGCGGAATGGCTCGACTCGCTCGACGCGGCCATCGACGAGCGGGGCCGGGAACGTGCCCGCTACCTGATGCTCCGCCTGATCGAGCGGGCCCGCGAGAAGCGCGTCGCGGTCCCCGAGATGCGCAGCAGCGACTACGTCAACACGATCGCCACCAAGGACGAGCCGTTCTTCCCCGGCAACGAGGAGATCGAGCGCAGGATCCTCAACGCCACCCGGTGGAACGCCGCGGTGATGGTCTCCCGCGCCCAGCGGCCCGGCATCGGGGTCGGCGGCCACATCGCGACCTTCGCCTCCTCGGCGTCGCTGTACGACGTGGGCTTCAACCACTTCTTCCGCGGCAAGGACGACGGCCTCGGCGGCGACCAGGTCTTCTTCCAGGGCCACGCCTCCCCGGGCATCTACGCGCGCGCCTTCCTGCTCGACCGGCTCACCGAGGCGCAGCTCGACGCGTTCCGGCAGGAGAAGTCGAAGGCCCCGCACGGCCTGTCCAGCTACCCGCACCCGCGGCTGATGCCGGACTTCTGGGAGTTCCCGACCGTGTCCATGGGCCTCGGCCCGCTCAGCGCGATCTACCAGGCCCGGATGAACCGCTACATGGAGGCGCGCGGCATCGCCGACACCTCCAAGTCGCACGTCTGGGCGTTCCTCGGCGACGGCGAGATGGACGAGCCGGAGTCGCTGGGCCAGTTGTCCATCGCCGCCCGCGAGGGCCTGGACAACCTCACCTTCGTGGTCAACTGCAACCTCCAGCGGCTCGACGGCCCGGTGCGCGGCAACGGCAAGATCATCCAGGAGCTGGAGTCGCAGTTCCGCGGCGCCGGCTGGAACGTGATCAAGCTGGTCTGGGACCGCTCCTGGGACCCGCTGCTGGCCCAGGACCGCGACGGCCTGCTGGTCAACAAGATGAACACCACCCCGGACGGCCAGTTCCAGACGTACGCCACCGAGACCGGCGCGTACATCCGCGAGCACTTCTTCGGTGGCGACCAGCGGCTGCGCAAGATGGTCGAGGACCTCACCGACGAGCAGATCCTGCACCTCGGACGCGGCGGGCACGACCACCGCAAGGTCTTCGCCGCCTACACCGCGGCCCTGGCGCACAAGGGCCAGCCGACCGTGATCCTCGCCCAGACCATCAAGGGCTGGACGCTGGGCCCGAACTTCGAGGGCCGCAACGCGACCCACCAGATGAAGAAGCTCACCGTCGACGACCTCAAGCGCTTCCGGGACCGGCTGCACCTGCCGATCACCGACCAGCGGCTCGACGAGGGGTACCCGCCCTACTACCACCCGGGCCGGGACTCCGAGGAGATCCAGTACATGCACGACCACCGCAAGGCGTGCGGTGGCTACGTCCCGACCCGGGTCGTCCGCGCCAAGCCGCTGCCGCAGCCCGCGGACAAGCTGTACGCCGCCGCGAGGAAGGGCTCCGGCCAGCAGTCGATCGCCACCACGATGGCGTTCGTCCGCGTCCTGAAGGACCTGATGCGGGACAAGGAGATCGGCAAGCGGTTCGTGCTGATCGCCCCGGACGAGTACCGCACCTTCGGCATGGACGCGTTCTTCCCGAGCGCGAAGATCTACAACCCGCTCGGCCAGCAGTACGAGTCGGTGGACCGCGAGCTGCTGCTCGCCTACAAGGAGTCGCCGACCGGGCAGATGCTGCACGACGGCATCTCCGAGGCCGGCTGCACCGCGTCGCTGATCGCCGCGGGCTCGGCGTACGCCACCCACGGCGAGCCGCTGATCCCGGTCTACGTCTTCTACTCGATGTTCGGCTTCCAGCGCACCGGCGACCAGTTCTGGCAGATGGCCGACCAGCTCGCGCGCGGTTTCGTGCTGGGTGCGACCGCCGGCCGGACCACCCTCACGGGTGAAGGACTCCAGCACGCCGACGGCCACTCCCAGCTACTGGCCTCGACCAACCCGGCGTGCGTGGCCTACGACCCGGCGTACGCCTTCGAGATCGCGCACATCGTCAAGGACGGCCTGCGCCGGATGTACGGCGAGACGGCGGACGGCAGGCCCGGCGAGGACGTCTTCTACTACCTCACCGTCTACAACGAGCCGATCCAGCACCCGGCCGAGCCGGACGACGTGGACGTCGAGGGCATCCTCAAGGGCGTGCACCGCTTCCAGGCGGGCGGCGCGGGCGAGATCCCGGCGCAGATCCTCGCGTCCGGCGTCGCGGTGCCGTGGGCGGTGGAGGCGCAGCGCATCCTCGCGGAGGAGTGGAACGTGCGGGCCGACGTCTGGTCGGCCACCTCCTGGAACGAGCTGCGCCGCGAGGCGGTGGCGGTCGAGGAGCACAACCTGCTGCACCCGGAGGAGGAGCAGCAGGTGCCGTGGGTGACCCGGAAGCTGTCGGGCGCGCAGGGGCCGTTCGTGGCCGTGTCGGACTGGATGCGGTCGGTGCCGGACCAGATCGCCCGCTGGGTGCCGGGGCGGTACACCTCGCTCGGCGCGGACGGGTTCGGCTTCGCCGACACGCGCGGCGCGGCCCGCCGGTTCTTCCACATCGACGCGCAGTCCGTGGTGCTGGCGGTGCTCACGGAGCTGGCCGCCGAGGGGAAGATCGACCGCTCCGCGCTGAAGCAGGCGGTGGACCGCTACCAGTTGCTGGACGCCTCCGCGGCCCACCCGGGCGCGGCGGGCGGCGACGCGTAG
- a CDS encoding alpha/beta hydrolase — protein sequence MLAAAVVLVLLATTGWTAALSPRAAKGAMAATLATWARGTVGARRLPGPDAPPRAVARFFASLTGAQRLGLARRYPLVVGNLDGVDPVLRYGANRLALLRQRSAVRAEERSDQLTADGRAAMADLADRYTSLLAGHRRILAFDPTGSGRVAEVLGDLRTADRVAVVVPGVDTGLSDFERDDDRRYSATAGMARALYGAERRARPGARVAVIAWADYTTPRGIGLDASTGTLAARGAVRLESLLASLPRRRDVALFCHSYGSVLCGLAAPHLPPGRVRDIAVMGSPGMRARDVGALHTGARVWAARDAGDWIGSVPHVEFAGLGHGADPVSAGFGARVVSTAGAAGHGGYFVPGTTSLANFAAIALGAFSEIIRPTGTTRTSGLVQVAGTRKNPPTFW from the coding sequence CTGCTGGCCGCGGCGGTCGTCCTCGTGCTGCTGGCGACCACGGGGTGGACGGCGGCGCTGTCGCCGCGCGCGGCGAAGGGCGCCATGGCCGCCACGCTCGCCACGTGGGCCCGCGGCACCGTGGGCGCCCGGCGGCTGCCGGGCCCGGACGCGCCACCGCGCGCCGTCGCCCGCTTCTTCGCCTCGCTCACCGGCGCCCAGCGGCTCGGCCTGGCCCGCCGCTACCCCCTGGTGGTCGGCAACCTCGACGGCGTCGATCCCGTGCTGCGCTACGGCGCCAACCGGCTCGCGCTGCTCCGGCAGCGGTCCGCGGTCCGCGCCGAGGAGCGCAGCGACCAGCTCACCGCCGACGGCCGCGCCGCCATGGCCGACCTCGCCGACCGGTACACCTCGCTGCTCGCCGGCCACCGGCGGATCCTCGCCTTCGACCCGACCGGCAGCGGGCGGGTCGCCGAGGTGCTCGGCGACCTGCGCACCGCCGACCGCGTCGCCGTCGTCGTCCCGGGCGTCGACACCGGCCTGTCCGACTTCGAACGCGACGACGACCGGCGGTACTCCGCCACCGCCGGCATGGCCCGCGCGCTGTACGGCGCCGAGCGGCGCGCCCGCCCCGGCGCACGCGTCGCGGTGATCGCCTGGGCGGACTACACCACCCCGCGCGGCATCGGCCTGGACGCCTCCACCGGCACCCTCGCGGCCCGCGGCGCGGTCCGGCTCGAATCCCTCCTCGCCTCGCTCCCCCGCCGCCGCGACGTCGCGCTGTTCTGCCACTCCTACGGCTCGGTGCTGTGCGGGCTGGCCGCGCCGCACCTGCCGCCCGGGCGGGTCCGCGACATCGCCGTCATGGGCAGCCCGGGGATGCGCGCCCGGGACGTCGGCGCCCTGCACACCGGCGCGCGCGTCTGGGCGGCGCGGGACGCCGGCGACTGGATCGGTTCCGTGCCGCACGTGGAGTTCGCCGGGCTGGGCCACGGCGCCGACCCGGTCTCCGCGGGCTTCGGCGCCCGGGTGGTGAGCACCGCGGGCGCGGCCGGGCACGGCGGCTACTTCGTGCCCGGGACGACCAGCCTCGCCAACTTCGCGGCCATCGCCCTGGGCGCCTTCTCGGAGATCATCCGCCCCACGGGAACCACCCGCACCAGTGGTCTTGTCCAGGTCGCGGGCACCCGGAAAAACCCGCCCACGTTTTGGTGA